In Triticum aestivum cultivar Chinese Spring chromosome 5B, IWGSC CS RefSeq v2.1, whole genome shotgun sequence, the following proteins share a genomic window:
- the LOC123116080 gene encoding DAZ-associated protein 1, which produces MPRTFVITVFVAVITMLATMAVADTPADCPYPCLPPPTSGGVINSYPPPPPAGTGTGTGGGDGFGGSYPPPPPGSFQLTPPGVMPGFLAPPFSAVPAGPAPPPPNPVLPWFPWYYQHDNPITGSTASASSPPAVHRGTTCMVALLLQLCLAILLRAP; this is translated from the coding sequence ATGCCTAGAACCTTCGTGATCACCGTCTTCGTCGCCGTGATCACCATGCTCGCCACCATGGCGGTGGCGGACACGCCGGCCGACTGCCCGTACCCGTGCCTCCCGCCACCAACCTCAGGAGGCGTCATCAACAGCTACCCGCCACCGCCACCAGCAGGAACGGGAACCGGAACAGGTGGCGGCGACGGCTTCGGCGGCAGCTACCCGCCACCTCCGCCAGGGAGCTTCCAGCTGACCCCGCCTGGGGTCATGCCGGGGTTCCTCGCGCCACCGTTCAGCGCCGTCCCGGCCGGGCCGGCTCCTCCGCCGCCGAACCCGGTCCTGCCGTGGTTCCCGTGGTACTACCAGCACGACAACCCGATCACGGGGTCGACCGCGTCGGCGTCCTCGCCACCGGCGGTGCACCGTGGGACGACGTGCATGGTGGCCCTGCTGCTCCAACTGTGTTTAGCGATTCTTCTTCGGGCGCCGTAG